From Scomber scombrus chromosome 9, fScoSco1.1, whole genome shotgun sequence, one genomic window encodes:
- the LOC133985931 gene encoding endothelin receptor type B-like, translating to MRAVALLCLLMAMEVGASRIVRDSRGGIEASEPSKNNASIQLPPSRPGRPRGSFPPMCIKPTEIKYAFKYVNTIVSCLIFVVGIIGNSTLLRIIYKNKCMRNGPNVLIGSLALGDLLYIIIAIPINVFKLIAEDWPFGVYVCKLMPFIQKASVGITVLSLCALSIDRYHAVTSWSRVKGMGIPLWKAVEVTLIWLVAVVLAVPEALAFDMLEMPYRGNKLRVCLLHPEQSNGFMKFYQDVKDWWLFGFYFCFPLACTGIFYTLMSCEMLSRKKGMRIALNDHMKQRREVAKTVFCLVLIFALCWLPLHLSRILKKTVYDQNDPNRCELLSFLLVMDYIGINMASLNSCINPIALYFVSQKFKNCFQSCLCCWCYRTSPLDERGSGGRWKGSCHGNGLDRSSSRSSQKYTSSS from the exons ATGAGGGCCGTTGCTCTGCTGTGTCTCCTGATGGCCATGGAGGTTGGAGCCTCTCGGATCGTCCGCGATTCCAGGGGTGGGATTGAGGCTTCAGAACCTTCCAAGAACAACGCCTCCATCCAACTTCCACCCTCACGGCCAGGTCGACCCCGGGGATCCTTCCCCCCCATGTGCATAAAGCCTACGGAGATAAAGTACGCCTTCAAGTACGTAAACACCATCGTGTCCTGCCTGATCTTTGTGGTGGGGATCATCGGCAACTCAACGCTGCTACGGATCATATATAAGAACAAGTGCATGAGGAATGGACCCAATGTCCTGATTGGGAGCCTGGCACTGGGGGACCTGCTTTATATTATCATCGCCATCCCCATCAATGTGTTCAAG CTAATAGCTGAGGACTGGCCCTTTGGGGTGTATGTCTGTAAGTTGATGCCCTTCATACAGAAAGCTTCGGTGGGCATCACCGTCCTCAGCCTGTGTGCCCTCAGTATCGACCG ctACCATGCAGTGACATCATGGAGCAGGGTAAAGGGCATGGGGATCCCACTGTGGAAAGCAGTGGAGGTGACTCTGATCTGGCTGGTTGCCGTGGTGCTGGCAGTTCCCGAGGCGCTGGCGTTTGACATGTTGGAGATGCCGTACAGAGGCAACAAGCTGCGCGTGTGTCTGCTGCATCCAGAGCAGAGCAACGGCTTTATGAAG TTCTACCAGGATGTAAAGGACTGGTGGCTTTTTGGCTTCTACTTCTGCTTCCCACTGGCCTGCACGGGAATCTTCTACACGCTCATGTCCTGCGAGATGCTCAGTCGCAAAAAAGGCATGCGGATCGCACTCAACGACCACATGAAACAG AGGAGAGAAGTGGCGAAGACGGTGTTCTGTCTCGTGCTTATTTTTGCTCTCTGCTGGCTGCCCCTTCATCTCAGCCGTATTTTGAAGAAAACAGTCTATGACCAAAATGACCCCAACCGCTGTGAACTGCTCAG CTTCCTGTTAGTGATGGATTACATCGGCATCAACATGGCCTCCCTAAACTCCTGCATTAACCCGATTGCCCTCTACTTTGTCAGCCAGAAGTTTAAAAACTGCTTCCAG TCTTGCTTGTGCTGCTGGTGCTACAGAACGTCTCCTCTGGATGAACGAGGTTCAGGCGGACGGTGGAAGGGCTCTTGCCACGGGAATGGACTGGACCGCTCCAGCTCCCGCTCTAGTCAGAAATACACGAGTtcttcataa
- the polr1d gene encoding DNA-directed RNA polymerases I and III subunit RPAC2 isoform X2 produces the protein MAAQGEKKPVLEMVQADGADEGCVTFVLHDEDHTLGNSLRYMIMKNADVDFCGYTITHPSESKINFRIQTRGGAPATEPLRRGLNELSDVCQHVLNTFQARVNEFKDGQEQPMD, from the exons ATGGCAGCACAAGGCGAAAAGAAACCAGTGCTGGAGATG GTCCAGGCTGATGGAGCCGATGAGGGCTGTGTGACGTTTGTGCTGCATGATGAAGACCATACACTGGGAAATTCTCTGCGATACATGATCATGAAGAA TGCGGATGTGGACTTTTGTGGCTACACCATCACCCATCCGTCCGAGAGCAAGATCAACTTTCGCATACAGACACGAG GTGGAGCACCAGCCACAGAGCCTCTGCGGAGGGGTCTGAATGAGCTCAGCGATGTTTGTCAGCATGTTCTCAACACGTTTCAG GCTAGAGTTAATGAGTTCAAAGACGGGCAGGAGCAGCCCATGGACTGA
- the polr1d gene encoding DNA-directed RNA polymerases I and III subunit RPAC2 isoform X1, translated as MAAQGEKKPVLEMVQADGADEGCVTFVLHDEDHTLGNSLRYMIMKNADVDFCGYTITHPSESKINFRIQTRGGAPATEPLRRGLNELSDVCQHVLNTFQLSVTSALLMGPRLGPPQRSCLAADPML; from the exons ATGGCAGCACAAGGCGAAAAGAAACCAGTGCTGGAGATG GTCCAGGCTGATGGAGCCGATGAGGGCTGTGTGACGTTTGTGCTGCATGATGAAGACCATACACTGGGAAATTCTCTGCGATACATGATCATGAAGAA TGCGGATGTGGACTTTTGTGGCTACACCATCACCCATCCGTCCGAGAGCAAGATCAACTTTCGCATACAGACACGAG GTGGAGCACCAGCCACAGAGCCTCTGCGGAGGGGTCTGAATGAGCTCAGCGATGTTTGTCAGCATGTTCTCAACACGTTTCAG CTGTCAGTAACTTCTGCCCTGCTGATGGGCCCTCGTCTCGGCCCACCGCAGCGCTCCTGTTTGGCGGCTGACCCAATGCTCTGA
- the sybl1 gene encoding vesicle-associated membrane protein 7 yields the protein MAILFAVVARGTTILAKHAWCGGNFLEVTEQILAKIPSENNKLTYSHGSYLFHYICHDRIIYLCITDDDFERSRAFSFLSEVKKRFQTTYGSRAQTALPYAMNSEFSSTLAAQMKHHSDPRGSDRVTETQMQVDDLKGIMVRNIDLVAQRGEKLELLIDKTENLVDSSVTFKTTSRNLARAMCMKNLKLTIVIVLVCLVVLYIIVSAACGGLTWHSCVKSGD from the exons atggcaatcCTCTTTGCTGTGGTGGCTCGTGGAACCACTATCCTGGCCAAACATGCGTGGTGTGGAGGAAACTTCCTAGAAGTGACTGAACAGATATTAGCCAAAATTCCCTCAGAGAATAACAAACTGACCTACAGCCATGgcag CTATCTCTTTCATTACATCTGCCATGACAGAATCATATACCTGTGTATCACTGATGAT GACTTCGAGAGGTCACGTGCATTCAGCTTCCTCAGCGAGGTCAAGAAGCGATTCCAGACAACCTATGGGTCACGAGCACAAACAGCCTTGCCGTACGCCATGAACAGCGAGTTCTCCTCAACGCTGGCAGCTCAGATG AAACACCACTCAGACCCACGAGGATCAGATCGCGTCACAGAGACGCAGATGCAAGTGGATGACCTGAAAGGCATTATGGTCCGCAACATAG acCTGGTCgctcagagaggagagaagctgGAGTTGTTGATCGACAAAACAGAAAATTTAGTTGATTCT TCTGTCACGTTTAAGACCACAAGTCGTAACCTGGCACGTGCCATGTGTATGAAGAACTTGAAGCTGACTATTGTcattgtgttggtgtgtttg GTGGTTCTTTACATTATCGTCTCTGCTGCCTGCGGAGGCCTCACCTGGCACTCTTGTGTCAAGAGTGGGGATTAA